CCGTCTGGGCGACGACTCGTCCCTGACTACCGGGAGTAAGGCACTTCCACGAGTGCCATATCGTCGGACGGAACCACTCGTTCGAGTGTCTCTTCGAGTTCGTCCCACGTCGCCGGTCGATAGGCGTCGATGCCGAAACTCTCCGCGAACCTGACGAAGTCGGGATTCGTGAGGTGCGTGCCGAAGGAATTGCCCGTGTGTTCTCGCTGTTTTCGCGAGATGAGGCCGTAGTCGTTGTCGTTGAACAGCAGTATCGTAAACCCACAGTCGAGTCGCGTCGCTGTCTCGATTTCTGCGGCGTTCATCAGGAAGCCGCCGTCGCCCGTCGCGGCGACGACGTTCGAATCGACGGCGAGGTCTGCTGCTACCGCGCCGGGAACGGCGATGCCCATGGTCGCGAGGCCGTTCGAGATGATGGTCGTGTTCGGTTCGTAGGCGGGGAAGTTCTGTGCGATGACCATCTTGTGGTGGCCCACGTCCGAGATGAGCACGTCCGCCGGGTCCATCGCTTCGCGGAGGTACGGGAGGGCTCCCGCCACGCTGAACCCGTCGTCTGCGGCTGGTTTCGTGAGCACCTCGTCGATGATTGCCGCCCGTTCTGCTGCGTACCAGTCGTCGTCCGTCGAACAGGTGTCGAGATGGTCTCCGAGCGCGCGCAGGCCGGCTGTGATGTCACAGACGAGTTCTACGTCCGGATTGTAGTGTTCGTACACCTCCGCCGGTTCGTGGTCGAGGTGGACCACCGCCTTGTCGAGACTGTGATTCCACTTCTCCGGGTCGTGTTCCGCGATGTCGTAGCCGATGGCGAGGATGGCGTCCGCCCGCTCGATGACGGCGTGGGCCTCGTCGTTCGACCCCGAGTCGAGGGTCATGAGCGAGTGGTCGTCGTCGTCAGAAATCGCCCCCTTCCCCATGTAGGTGGCGACGACTGGAGCGTTCGTCTTGGCGACGATTTGCTGGAGGACGTCCCCGGCGTGCGTGCGCACGGCTCCGTTGCCGGCGAGAATGAGCGGTCTGTCGGTTCCACAGAGCAGTTCAGCCGCGCGCTCGACAGATGCTGCGTCCGGGTCGGGCCGCCGGATTCGCTCGCGCTGTTCGAGGGGCGTCGCATCCGTGGCCTCCCCCGCGACGTCCTCGGGGAACTCGAGGTGGGTCGCGCCGGGTTTCTGATACTCGGCGAGTTTGAACGCCTTGCGAACCGACTCGTTCACGATTTCTGGTTCACCTATCTGCGTGTTCCACTTCACGACGGGTTCGAACATGTGAACGATGTCGAGCGCCTGATGACTCTCCTTGTGGAGGCGCTCGCGCCCGCCCTGCCCCGTAATCGCGACGAGCGGACTCTTATCGAGGTGGGCGTCTGCGACCCCCGTGAGGAGGTTCGTCGCCCCCGGGCCGAGCGTCCCCATGCAGACGCCCGCGTGGCCGGTTAGTCGGCCGTGGACGTCGGCCATGAACGCTGCGCCCTGTTCGTGGCGCACTGGGATGAACTCGATCGACGAATCCGCGAGCGAGAACAGGACGTCTTCGAGTTCTTCCCCCGGCAGGCCGAACACGTACTCCACACCCTCTACCGCGAGACACTCGACGAGCAAGTCGGAGGCCTTCATGAGTCGTTATTCACATCACTGCGCCATCATTCCACCGGCTGGGAGAGTCTGCCCGTAGTCTACGAATAATTATTACCTCAAACTGAGTTATGTTACCACATGGCACAAACATTTGAGTGTATGGACTGTGGTCACCGCATGGAGGCCACCACACGCACGCCGTGTCCCGAGTGTGGCGGCGTCATGCAGAACCTCGCGGTTCGCCGCGAGTAAATTTTGGTCGGTTTCCCGACCGCTTTTTCGACTATTCGGAGAGTGAAATCTCCGCGTCGCCGTCTGCGTCCTGAATCCACATCGTCTTGCGGTTGACGAATTCGAGGATGCCGTCCCGCGAGAGTTCGCGCCCGTAGCCGGAGTCTTTGACGCCGCCGAAGGGGATACGCGGGTCGGATTTTACGAGTTCGTTCACGAAGACGCACCCGGCCTCGATGCGGTGGCCAACGCGTTCGCCGCGTTCGAGGTCACTCGTCCAGACGCTCGCGCCGAGACCGAGGTTCGTGTCGTTGGCCACGCGAATGGCTTCTGCCTCGTCTCCGACTTTGAATACAGACGCGACGGGGCCGAACACCTCTTCCTCGGCCGCGGGCGACCCGTCGGGCACGTCGGTCAACACCGTCGGTGGGTAGTAGAAGCCGTCACGGTCCATCGGCTCACCGCCGAGTTCGACGGTCGCCCCGGCCTCGACGCTCTCTGTGACCTGCTCGTGGAGGTCCTCCATGAGTCCCTCACGCGCCTGCGGGCCGATGTCGGTATCCTCGTCCATCGGGTCGCCGATGGTGAGCGATTCGAGTTCCGCTTTGAATTTCTCCATGAACTCGTCGTAGACGGCTTCGTGAACGATGAACCGTTTCGCCGCGATACACGACTGTCCCGAGTTGATGGTACGCGCACGCGCGCCGACCTTCGCGGCGGTGTCCACGTCCGCGTCGTCGAGGACGACGAACGGGTCGCTCCCGCCGAGTTCGAGCACTGTCTTCTTCAAATTCTTGCCCGCGTTCTCGGCCACCGACCGGCCGGCGGCCTCGCTCCCGGTGAGCGTGACGGCCGTGATTCGCTCGTCTGCGATGATGTCCGCGACCTGGTCCGACCCGACGAGCAGCGTCTGGAAGACGCCCTCGGGGTAGCCTGCCTTGCGGAACACGTTCTCAATGGCCTGTGCGCATTCGGGGACGTTCGAGGCGTGTTTGAGCAGCCCGACGTTCCCGCTGGTCAGGTGCGGGGCGGCAAACCGGAACACCTGCCAGAACGGGAAGTTCCACGGCATCACTGCGAGGACCGCCCCGAGCGGCTCGTAGGAGACTTTCGACCGGGCGTGGGGTTCGCTGCCGATGACTTCGTCCTGGAGGTGTTCGCCCGCGTGTTCTGCGTAGTAGTCACAGACCCACGCGCACTTTTCGACCTCGGAGACGGCGGCCGTAATCGGTTTGCCCATCTCCCGGGTCATCATCTCTGCGTACTCCTGTTTGTTCTCCCGGAGCACCTCCGCGGCGTTTGCGAGCAACTGCTGGCGTTCGAGGATGGGGACGTCACGCCAGTCGTCGAACGCTTCCTGCGCGTTGTCGAGGGCTTCGTCGACCACGTCGTCCGTGTCCTCGGAAATCGGTTCGAGTGCTTCGCCAGTGGCCGGGTTGACGCGCTGCATACGTCACGATAGGGCAAACAGACGGGTAACTTTGATGGCGAACGAAGGTTCCGAAACTACCAGTCGATGACTCGACGCGACCGCCAGAACCGCCCAGAGGGGCCGCCGGGGGCGAACCGCGCCAGCCACGCCGGGGTGTCTGCGCCCTCCGCGACGCTGCGCGAGGCCCCCGGCCCGCCCATGTCGGTGCGCACCCATCCGGGACAGACGGCGTTGGCCATCAACCCGCGACGGTTGTACTCGCCGTGGAGGTACGCTGAGAGCCCGTTAATCCCGGCTTTCGAGATGCGGTACGGGCCATATCCACCAGACATGCCCTCGCCGAGTGCGCCCATCCCAGACGAGACGTTGACGATGCGCGGCCCCTCGGTTTCGAGCAACAGTGGGAGCGTGGCGCGAGCGACCAGCACAGCACCCCGAAGGTTCACCGAGAGCGTCTCGTCGATGGTCTCAATCGACTGCTCGTGAAGCGGCCTTCCCGTTCCAACCACGCCGGCGTTGTTCACGAGAATATCGAGTTTCCCGTGCTCGTCTCGAATTCGCTCTGCAGCCGCCTGAATCTGGTCGTCTGCGGTCACGTCGAGCAGAATTGGGTGCTGGTCTGGCGCATCTACGTCGGCCACGTCCCGCGCCCCGGCGTAGACGGTCGCGTCGTGACTTGCGAGCACCGCCGCTACCTCCTCGCCGATGCCGCGGCTCGCCCCCGTCACGAGTGCGACCTGTCCGTCGAGTGAATCGTAGAGTTCGACGCCGTCCATGGCTGTGAGAGGCGCGGAAGCGAGAAAAGGCTGTGGCGGAGGCGGCGCTGTTGAATGTTAGTAAACGTCGATTGCAGAACCGTCTTCGTGCGAGCACGGAGTGCTCGCAACCCTTTTTCGGGCGCGTTTTTCGCGCGAGCGTTTATGGCTCGCGCCCAAAAAGGTGCAGGTGCTAGTTGAAGTCCCGCCGCATCGCAATCTCGAACCACGGGCAGAGACGGAGCTGGCGGTAGAATCGTGGGTTCTCGTGCAGGTACTCGTAGGGGACCCACATCAGGCCGGCCACTTCCTCGTCGTTCACGTCGAGGCTTTTGTCTTGGAGGGTGCACTTGAGCACCGAGCAGACTTCCCATTCGAGACCCTCGTTCTCGTAGTAGCGTTTGTATTCGAACTTGTCCGTGACCCGGAGGTCGTCGTACTGGTCGGGCGTGATGCCGAGTTCCTCTTCTAAGCGTTCGCGGGTGGCTTCTTCCTGGGTCTGGCCCTCGACGGGGTGGGAGGCGACGGTGCCGTCCCAGTAGGTGTCCCAGAGGCGCTTGTTGAAGGCGCGCTGTGCGAGCAGAATGTTGCCGTCGCCGTCGAAGACGAGCGCGGTGAACGCGCGGTGTCGGATGCCGTCGCCGGTGTGAGCATCGAGACGGTTTACGAGTTCGAGTTCGGTGTCGTCCTCGTCCACTGCGATAACGTCCTGCATCGCGTTTTTGTGGAGTTCACCCGTAGACTCGCCCTCCGCCTCAGATTCGGCCGCAGATTTCGTCGTACTCATGCTGATACAGACAACGACCCCTTTCAAACACCCTTCGGATTCGGTCGGGTGCCCCACTCCTCCGGGTTGGGGTCGTAGGTCGGCCCGACGTGGAATCGCATCTCGCCGCGGCGACTGCGCGCGGACAGTTTGTTCAGTTTCAGCATCTCTCCGTCCAGACTGAAGTGGACCGGGTCGCCCTCGTGGGTCAGGCGCAGTTGGGGAACTTTGATGCGCGTCAGATGGGAGGCTCCGCGCTGGAGCAGGCGGTCTGCGGCCCCGCGGGTCAGGTAATTCAGCGTCGGCGCGCGCTTGATGATGACGACGTTCATCAGGCCGTCTTCCATGTTTGCCTGTTTGACCTGCTCGCCGGGGAACCGCCGGCCGTTGCCGATGAGAATCATGATTGCTTCCCCCGACCAGAGCACGTCGCCGCCCTCGCTCGCTCGCACGTCGATTTTCAGGCCGTCGAAACTCTGGGTCTTCTCCAGCGTGTTCAGGACGTACGCCATCACGCCGAGGCGTCGCTTCTGCTGGGGCGTGGTCGCGGCGCTCGCCTCCGCCGTGACGCCGGCGACACAGGAGTTAATGAACGGGCGCTCCTCCGCCCACCCGAGGTCGAGGCTGCGGACGTTCTTGCTATCCAGCACCTCGAAGGCGTGCGGGACGCTCTTGATGCCGATGTTGTCCGCAAAATCGTTCCCTGTCCCTGCTGGAACCACTCCCATCTCCACGTCGGAGAGGGCGTTCGCTTCGTCTACCCCTCGAACCACTTCGTTCAGCGTGCCGTCCCCGCCGCAGGCGACGACCATGTCGGCCTCCTCTGCGGCCTCCTTTGCGAGGGTGTGTGTCTCACCTTTCTTCGTGCTGTTCCACACCTCGTACCCCCGTTGCTCCCCGATTTCTGCGGCGCGTTTGCTGCGCTTTCGGTCGCCGCTGTTGGGGTTTCGGACGATGATTCGCCGCGCGTCGCTCATGGGCAGACATTGGACGCGGAGGTGATAGGTTTACTCCCGGAATCGCCGGACGATTCGGTACGCGACGTAGCAAAGTGAGAGGGTGACGGCCAGTGCGAGAATTGCGATGAATTTCATTTTGGGGGCAATTGCGAGGGTGACCATACGCGCACCTCGTCGTCGGTAAAAAAACCGAATTCCGTCCTACGCGTCTTCTGGAACCGGTTTGTACCCCTCGCCGACGAACACCGAGAGCGCCTGTGGCAGCGTCTCGATTGTCAGGCGGTCGGTTTCGAGCATCTCGCCATCCAGACTGAAGTGGCCAGTCCCATCTAGCACTGAGACCGTGAGCGATTTCGTCTTCAGGCGGTGGATGTGGTCTGTCTCGCCGCCGAAGAAGCGCGAAATCGCCGCCTCGCCCATCAGTTCGGCCGTCGGTCGTTCCTCGGCTATCGTCACGTCGAGCAGGCCGTCTTCGACGTTCGCCTGCGTCCCCCCGCTCGCGGGGAACCGGCGGGCGTTCCCGATGAGTGCGACGACCGCTTCGCCCGCCCACGAGTCGGCTACTTCGTGGTCTGTCTCGATGACGAGGCGCATTCCCTCGAACGAGTTGATCGTCTGGAACGTCGTGAACACGTAGGCGAGGACGCCGTACTTCGCTTTCATCTCGGGTGTGGTGTTCGCGCTCGCTTCGGCGGTCAGGCCGAATACGCAGGAGTTCACGAACGGGCGGCCGTTCGCGAGGGCGAGGTCGATTTTGCGGGCCTCGCCGCGCTCGATCACGTCGAAGGCGGTTTCGATATCCGTAATCCCAATTTGCCCGGCGAAGTTGTTCCCCGTCCCACAGGGAATCACGGCGAGTGTGGTGTCTTCGAGGGCGTCGGCTTCGTAGAGGCCGGCGACGACTTCGTTGACCGAACCGTCGCCGCCGCAGGCAGCGACGATTTCTGCGTCGGGGCCGAGCGTGCGGGCGAATTCTTTGGTGTCGCCTTCCTCATCAGTTTCGTAGAGATCGAAGCCGTGCTGGTCGGCGAGTTTTCGGATTTGGGCGACGTGGTTCCCACTCCCGCTGTTCGGGTTGCAGATAAGTACGCGGGACATTGACCGCTATCACGCGCCAGAAGACAAAAGGGCTGTTGGCCCTACGAGAAAGGTGTGTACGCCATCGACCTCCACTCTCATACCCGATTCTTTCACGGTCATCGTAATCTCGGCGATGCCTTCGACCCGATTGGGGTTCGCCTGCTCACGAAGGCGGCCTCGATGCGAGGGCTCGACGCGGTGGCGACGACGAACCACGACTACTACACGCCGTTCGACACGGGGTCGGTGGACATCCTCCCTGGCATCGAAGTCTCTTCTTCTCAGGGACACATCCTTGTCGTCGGGCCAGACCCGCCGATGGAGACGATTCCCGGGGAACTCACACCCGAGCAGGTCGTCGATATCGCCCACGAACGCGGCTGTGCGGCCATCATCGCCCACCCCTACCGCAACAGCACGGTCCGTGACGTGAAAGCGGACTTCGACGCCATCGAAATCAATGGCAAACATCCCCGAACCCACGAGTGGGTGCGTCGCCTCGCGCGCAAACGTGATCTCCCGCTGGTCGGTGGCTCGGACGCACACTATCCTATCGAAGTTGGCCGCGCGTACACGAAAGTCGATGTGGAAGAACCGACGCCAGAGAACATCGTCGCGGCCATTCGTGATGGCCGGGTCGAACCCCACGTCTCTATCAATTTCATCAACCGACTCGCCCACCGAGGGTACAAACTCACGCACGGCGCGAAGGGCTGGATGACGCCCCCCGACGCTTCCTCGCCCGGCATCGGCGACCCGCCACAGGAATCCGACAACTAGCCGAGGCGCTCGTCGAGAATCAGTCTCGTTTTCGTCCGCACGACTTCGTCCATCTCGCGGGCCTGTGTGATGAGTTCGTTTACCCCCTGCGTGTCTGCGGCGTCCACGATGAGGACGATGTCCTCCTCGCCGGACACCTGCCAGACGAAGTCGACCTCCTCCCATTCGGCCATCTTGTCCGTCACCGTGCGCGTGTCCACGTCCACGGCAACGCGCACCTCAATCATGGCCTTGATGTTCCCCGTCCGGGTGGTGACGGTGAATCGCTCTATCACCCCGTCTGCGAGCATCCGCTCGACCCGATTTCTGACGGTTCCTTCGGAGGTACCCACCTTCGAGGCGATCTCCGTGTAGGGCGTCCGGGCGTCGTGTCGCAGGATGCTCAGTATCTCTCGGTCAAGCGCGTCCATCGTGAGATTAGCACCTACACCGTGGCAACACTTGACGATTACGAAATTCGTAGCGATTCTACGAAAGTAACACTTATGGTGGGGGCTTTCGTACGCATCTCGTAATGTCGGACGCCTACGTGGCACTGGAGGGCGGTCGCGTCGTTGAGGCGCGGTCGCGTGCTCCTGGACAAGCCCGCGGGGAACTGGTTTTCACAACAGCCTATACCGGTTACGAGGAGAGCCTCACGGACCCCTCTTACGAGGAACAGGTCCTGACGTTCTCGTACCCACTCATCGGTAACTATGGCGTCCGAGCGGAGCGATTCGAGTCCGACCGGGTCCACCCTCGCGCCGTCGTCGCCCGTGAGTTGACCGACGACGTCGCCGAGTGGCTCGCCACCGAAGGCGTGCCCGCGGTGGACCACATCGACACACGCGACCTCGTCATCACTATCCGTGAAGGCGGGGCAATCAAGTGTGGCATCTCCGCCGGACCCGACGCCTCCCCGGAGAAAGCACTCGAAGCACTCGACGAGTGCAAGGGGATGAGCGAACACACTGACATCGGCGCGCAGGTGAGCGTTACCGAACCGAAAGTCGTGAACGCAGACGGCGACGGCCCCTCGGTCGCACTCGTCGACTGTGGCGCGAAGGGGAGCATCATCGACTCGCTCGCAGAACGCGACGCGAAAGTCACGGTGCTGCCCTACGACGCGACGCCGGAAGACGTGACCGCGGTGGACCCGGACATCCTGTTCATCTCGAACGGGCCGGGCGACCCGGCGAACTTCACGGACGCCCAGGCGCTCGTCACCGAGTTCGTGGGCGACCTGCCAATCGCCGGCATCTGCCTCGGCCAGCAGGTCGTCGCGGGCGCGCTCGGCGGCACGACCGAGAAGATGGCCTTCGGCCACCGCGGCGTGAACCAGCCGGTGCTCGACCTCGAGACGAAGCAGGTCGTCATGACCACGCAGAACCACGGCTACACGGTCGCAGACCCCGGTGACACCCTAGACGTGACGCAGATTAACGTGAACGACGACACGCCTGAGGGACTCGAAAACGAGGAACTCGACATCCTCACCCGGCAGTATCACCCAGAGGCCCACCCTGGCCCACACGACACGCTCGGCTTCTTCGACGACGTGCTCGCGATGGCGAAGTCAACACGTCGCCTCGTCACCTGCGACTGAGCTGAACATTCTTTCCGTTTTTCGCCGTACTGAGTGCCAACACTCTCGAATTTTGGAGATTCCGAGATTCGAAGGCGATATTTACCCGTACACAGTTCCCCCGATATGGACCGCGCTCCGTCTACCATCGCGTGGGCCGTCCTCGCGATGAGCCGTCCCTCCCACCTCTTGCTCGTGGCGTGGGTGTACGCCCTCGGCGTAGCCATCGCGTACGCGAGCGGCGCGGCGTACGACCCGCGCACGCTCGTCGCTGGCCTCGCCGCCCTCCTCCCCGCCGCCGCGAGCATCCACTACGTAAACGAGTACGCAGACCACGAGACGGATGCGCTGACGACGCGTACCCCGTTCTCGGGCGGAAGCGGAGCGCTTCCGAGAACTGGCCTCACGCCGAAGCTCGCGTTGTCTCTCGCCCTCGGGACGCTCCTCGTCGGCGTGGTGGTCACTGGCTACCTCTACACCGAGGAGTTCCTCTCGCGGCCCGCCGTCGGCCTGCTCGCTCTCGGGGCCCTCCTCGGGTGGGCGTACTCGCTCCCGCCGGTCGCGCTCGCGTGGCGCGGCCTCGGCGAACTCGACACCGCCGTCGTGGGCGGCCTCGTGCTCCCGCAGTACGGCGTCGCCGTCGCCGCGGGTGGCCTGAGCCGCACGGCGCTGCTCGCCACGGTCCCGTTTTCCATCCTCGTCTTCGTAAACCTGCTCGCCGTCATGTGGCCCGACCGCGAGGCGGACGCCGAGGTCGGCAAGCGCACGCTCGCCACGCGCCTCTCACCGCGGTGGCTGCGACGCCTCTATCTCGGCGGCGTGCTCGCGACGTTCGTGGCGCTCGCGGCGTTCACGGGCGGCGTCCTCCCGCGACCCGTCGCGCTCGCAAGTTACGCCATCGTTCCGCTGCTCGCCTGGGGGGCCAGCACGTACACGAAAACGGAAAATCCACTCCCGACGGTGCTCGCGATGGTGGTCCTCGCCGTCGCCCAGGGCCTCGCCTGGTTCCACGTCGCGGGCTTCTACCTCATCTACTGAGACTGTTCTGAGAAGTTGTTGCGCGCCATCGTCCAGTCCCAGTCGCTGTACTGCAACCGAGGCCGGTCGGTTCTCGGAACGACGCCGAATTTGTGCAGGAGGTCGTAGATGCCCGCCTTTCCGCCGAAGTCGCCGCGAAACCACAGCATGACGCGCGGGATGCGGGCGAAGCCCTTCTCTGGGTAGTGGCGGACCTCCATTTCGAGGGAGTGAGCCGTCGCCCGGTCCAGCGCTTCGTCTACTGTTTCGGGGTCGTAGCTTCGTATCGGCGGACAACTCTTCGCCCCACAATTCAACGCGAAGTGGATTCGCGGGTCGCGTGCGTCGAGTCGGTGTCGTTTCTCGAAGCCACTCGCAAACGGGTTGGGAATGTATCCGAGACCGTACTTCGTCTGTGAGCGCCGGAGAATCCCGTGTTCGACGTCGTCCAGGGTGAGGCTTTCGCCAGCCACGCAGAACGTCTCGGTGCCGAAGAACGCCCTTCGATTTTCGAAGGTCGCTGGCGTTTCTCGAAGCCAGCACTGGACGATGGCGTTGTAGACGTTCAGCCAGAATGCGAGTTTGTGGTCGTCGTCGGCTAGGCGCTCGTCCAGCGTGGTTCCAGAGAGCGCACAGAGGGCCTCGCGGTATCGACCGCGGGCGTCGCCACTCTTTACGGCTTCGAGAAACTGCTGTGAGAGGACGATGGGGTCCGTGGCGACCATCACTGCCCGTAGGTCGCCGGGCCTTTTCTACGTTGGGCGGTTATTCGCCCCAGTTGCGCACCTGCTTTGGGCGCTTCTCGACGGCGTCTACGTCGAGTGGGTCGTCGCGGGCCGCGAGCGCTTCGAGCACGGCGTTCGCGCTCTCTGCGGTGGAGTAGTACGGCACGTCTTCGGTGACGGCCTGCTGGAGCGTCGCCACGTCGTCTGAGATGACGAGGTCGACCTCGCCGTTGCGAATCGCGGCAGGCGCGTCGTCGAACTCGGCCACGTCGTAGAAGGCGTCGAAGCCGTCTACGTCGAGGTCACAGACGACGGTCCCGCTCTCGGGGAGTTCCTGTCCGGCGGCGGACTGGGCCTTCTCGTAGGCCTTCGGGAACGAGCGCGCAGAGCCCATCACTTCGCCGGTCGATTTCATCTCCGGACCGAGCCGTGGGTCGCTTCCTTCGAGGCGGTCGAATGGGAGGACGACCTCTTTCACGCTCACGTGCTCTGGCACCTGCTCTTCGACGCCGAGTTCCGGGAGCGAGCTCCCGGCCATCACCTTCGCCGCGAGCTTCGCGATTGGGACGCCCGTCGCCTTCGAGACGAACGGGACGGTGCGCGAAGAGCGTGGGTTCGCTTCGAGGACGTACACCTCGCCGTCTTTGACGGCCAACTGGACGTTGAGCAGGCCTATCGTTTCGAGAGCGCGCGCAATGTCCGTCGTCACCTCGCGGACGCGCTTCAGGAGGTCGGTATCGAGCGAGCGCGGCGGAATCATACACGCGGAGTCGCCGGAGTGGACTCCCGCCGTCTCGATGTGTTCCATGATGCCGCCGATGAGGACGTTTTCGCCGTCTGCGACGGCGTCCACGTCGAGTTCCACTGCGCCATCGAGGAACTGGTCTACGAGAATCGGCTGGTCCGGACTCACGCGGACGGCCTCCTCGATGTAGGTCTTCAGTTCCTCGTCGTCGTAGACGATTTCCATCGCGCGGCCGCCGAGCACGTAGCTCGGACGGACGAGCACCGGATAGCCCAGGTCGCGAGCGAGGTCGAGCGCCTCCGCCTCAGAGCGCGCCGTGCCACCCTCTGGCTGGGCGATGTCGAGGTCGTCCATGAGCGCGTTGAAGCGGTCGCGGTTCTCCGCTAAGTCCATCGCGTCGATGGAGGTGCCGAGAATCTGACAGTCTAAGCCACGACGTTCGAGTTCTTCCTCCAGTGGGTGACCGACGTTGACGGAGGTCTGGCCACCGAATTGGACCATCACGCCGTCCGCGTTGGTGCGTTCGACGATATCCGCAATCTCCTCTGCGGTAATCGGTTCGAAGAACAGGCCGTCAGAGGTGTCGTAGTCCGTGCTCACCGTCTCCGGGTTGTTGTTCACGACGTGGGCGTCGATACCCATCTCGCGCAGCGCGCGGACGGCGTGAACCGCACAGTAGTCGAACTCGACGCCCTGCCCGATGCGGATGGGGCCGCCGCCGACCACGACGACGCTCTCTACGTCCTCGTCTACTTGCACCTCGTTGTGGCGCATCGAACTGATTGGGTCGCGAGCGGAGTAGTAGTACGGCGTGCTCGCGGCGAACTCACCCGCGCAGGTGTCCACCTGTTTGTAGGTGCGTTCTGGGGCGACGGTTTCGACTTCGTCTACGCCGACACCCGCAATCTGTGC
This sequence is a window from Haladaptatus sp. QDMS2. Protein-coding genes within it:
- a CDS encoding acetolactate synthase large subunit, which produces MKASDLLVECLAVEGVEYVFGLPGEELEDVLFSLADSSIEFIPVRHEQGAAFMADVHGRLTGHAGVCMGTLGPGATNLLTGVADAHLDKSPLVAITGQGGRERLHKESHQALDIVHMFEPVVKWNTQIGEPEIVNESVRKAFKLAEYQKPGATHLEFPEDVAGEATDATPLEQRERIRRPDPDAASVERAAELLCGTDRPLILAGNGAVRTHAGDVLQQIVAKTNAPVVATYMGKGAISDDDDHSLMTLDSGSNDEAHAVIERADAILAIGYDIAEHDPEKWNHSLDKAVVHLDHEPAEVYEHYNPDVELVCDITAGLRALGDHLDTCSTDDDWYAAERAAIIDEVLTKPAADDGFSVAGALPYLREAMDPADVLISDVGHHKMVIAQNFPAYEPNTTIISNGLATMGIAVPGAVAADLAVDSNVVAATGDGGFLMNAAEIETATRLDCGFTILLFNDNDYGLISRKQREHTGNSFGTHLTNPDFVRFAESFGIDAYRPATWDELEETLERVVPSDDMALVEVPYSR
- a CDS encoding diacylglycerol kinase family protein — encoded protein: MSRVLICNPNSGSGNHVAQIRKLADQHGFDLYETDEEGDTKEFARTLGPDAEIVAACGGDGSVNEVVAGLYEADALEDTTLAVIPCGTGNNFAGQIGITDIETAFDVIERGEARKIDLALANGRPFVNSCVFGLTAEASANTTPEMKAKYGVLAYVFTTFQTINSFEGMRLVIETDHEVADSWAGEAVVALIGNARRFPASGGTQANVEDGLLDVTIAEERPTAELMGEAAISRFFGGETDHIHRLKTKSLTVSVLDGTGHFSLDGEMLETDRLTIETLPQALSVFVGEGYKPVPEDA
- a CDS encoding NUDIX domain-containing protein: MSTTKSAAESEAEGESTGELHKNAMQDVIAVDEDDTELELVNRLDAHTGDGIRHRAFTALVFDGDGNILLAQRAFNKRLWDTYWDGTVASHPVEGQTQEEATRERLEEELGITPDQYDDLRVTDKFEYKRYYENEGLEWEVCSVLKCTLQDKSLDVNDEEVAGLMWVPYEYLHENPRFYRQLRLCPWFEIAMRRDFN
- a CDS encoding SDR family NAD(P)-dependent oxidoreductase — its product is MDGVELYDSLDGQVALVTGASRGIGEEVAAVLASHDATVYAGARDVADVDAPDQHPILLDVTADDQIQAAAERIRDEHGKLDILVNNAGVVGTGRPLHEQSIETIDETLSVNLRGAVLVARATLPLLLETEGPRIVNVSSGMGALGEGMSGGYGPYRISKAGINGLSAYLHGEYNRRGLMANAVCPGWVRTDMGGPGASRSVAEGADTPAWLARFAPGGPSGRFWRSRRVIDW
- a CDS encoding diacylglycerol kinase family protein, translating into MSDARRIIVRNPNSGDRKRSKRAAEIGEQRGYEVWNSTKKGETHTLAKEAAEEADMVVACGGDGTLNEVVRGVDEANALSDVEMGVVPAGTGNDFADNIGIKSVPHAFEVLDSKNVRSLDLGWAEERPFINSCVAGVTAEASAATTPQQKRRLGVMAYVLNTLEKTQSFDGLKIDVRASEGGDVLWSGEAIMILIGNGRRFPGEQVKQANMEDGLMNVVIIKRAPTLNYLTRGAADRLLQRGASHLTRIKVPQLRLTHEGDPVHFSLDGEMLKLNKLSARSRRGEMRFHVGPTYDPNPEEWGTRPNPKGV
- a CDS encoding CehA/McbA family metallohydrolase, with protein sequence MYAIDLHSHTRFFHGHRNLGDAFDPIGVRLLTKAASMRGLDAVATTNHDYYTPFDTGSVDILPGIEVSSSQGHILVVGPDPPMETIPGELTPEQVVDIAHERGCAAIIAHPYRNSTVRDVKADFDAIEINGKHPRTHEWVRRLARKRDLPLVGGSDAHYPIEVGRAYTKVDVEEPTPENIVAAIRDGRVEPHVSINFINRLAHRGYKLTHGAKGWMTPPDASSPGIGDPPQESDN
- the carA gene encoding glutamine-hydrolyzing carbamoyl-phosphate synthase small subunit, which codes for MSDAYVALEGGRVVEARSRAPGQARGELVFTTAYTGYEESLTDPSYEEQVLTFSYPLIGNYGVRAERFESDRVHPRAVVARELTDDVAEWLATEGVPAVDHIDTRDLVITIREGGAIKCGISAGPDASPEKALEALDECKGMSEHTDIGAQVSVTEPKVVNADGDGPSVALVDCGAKGSIIDSLAERDAKVTVLPYDATPEDVTAVDPDILFISNGPGDPANFTDAQALVTEFVGDLPIAGICLGQQVVAGALGGTTEKMAFGHRGVNQPVLDLETKQVVMTTQNHGYTVADPGDTLDVTQINVNDDTPEGLENEELDILTRQYHPEAHPGPHDTLGFFDDVLAMAKSTRRLVTCD
- a CDS encoding rubrerythrin-like domain-containing protein, with amino-acid sequence MAQTFECMDCGHRMEATTRTPCPECGGVMQNLAVRRE
- a CDS encoding NAD-dependent succinate-semialdehyde dehydrogenase, which gives rise to MQRVNPATGEALEPISEDTDDVVDEALDNAQEAFDDWRDVPILERQQLLANAAEVLRENKQEYAEMMTREMGKPITAAVSEVEKCAWVCDYYAEHAGEHLQDEVIGSEPHARSKVSYEPLGAVLAVMPWNFPFWQVFRFAAPHLTSGNVGLLKHASNVPECAQAIENVFRKAGYPEGVFQTLLVGSDQVADIIADERITAVTLTGSEAAGRSVAENAGKNLKKTVLELGGSDPFVVLDDADVDTAAKVGARARTINSGQSCIAAKRFIVHEAVYDEFMEKFKAELESLTIGDPMDEDTDIGPQAREGLMEDLHEQVTESVEAGATVELGGEPMDRDGFYYPPTVLTDVPDGSPAAEEEVFGPVASVFKVGDEAEAIRVANDTNLGLGASVWTSDLERGERVGHRIEAGCVFVNELVKSDPRIPFGGVKDSGYGRELSRDGILEFVNRKTMWIQDADGDAEISLSE
- a CDS encoding Lrp/AsnC family transcriptional regulator produces the protein MDALDREILSILRHDARTPYTEIASKVGTSEGTVRNRVERMLADGVIERFTVTTRTGNIKAMIEVRVAVDVDTRTVTDKMAEWEEVDFVWQVSGEEDIVLIVDAADTQGVNELITQAREMDEVVRTKTRLILDERLG